From one Thermincola ferriacetica genomic stretch:
- a CDS encoding ABC transporter permease, with amino-acid sequence MSGLPIGNHRVLVFEKRDDTSKTAMVLNPILSVILALLVGAVFLAVSGHNPLEIYSAMITGAFGSSYSLSETVVKATPLLLCGLAVSIAFRMQLWNIGAEGQFYMGAVAASWFALFHSTGSRFLDLSLMLLVAFLAGGLWGLLPAVPRALWKVNETITTLMLNYVAILFSNYLVYGPWKDPKGMNFPLTAIFPSSTLLPVLGNTRIHLGLIFGLVLAIILYIVLWHTKWGYEIRVIGESPVAARYAGMNIAKNILLVMALSGGLAGIAGMTEVSGITQRLQPNLSPGYGYSAIIVAWLARLNPFAIILVSFLFGGLMVGGYNMQTLGLPASVVSMLQGAILFFILGSEIFTRYSLKLKATQKKGVV; translated from the coding sequence ATGAGCGGGCTGCCGATAGGTAACCACCGAGTGTTGGTTTTCGAAAAAAGGGATGATACATCTAAAACAGCCATGGTTTTAAACCCTATCCTTTCGGTAATCCTAGCCCTCCTCGTGGGCGCGGTATTTCTTGCTGTATCGGGACATAATCCCCTTGAAATTTATTCAGCCATGATAACAGGCGCCTTTGGTTCCTCCTACAGTCTGTCGGAAACAGTTGTAAAGGCTACGCCCTTGCTCTTGTGCGGTCTGGCCGTTTCCATAGCTTTCAGGATGCAGTTGTGGAACATTGGCGCTGAAGGCCAGTTTTATATGGGCGCTGTCGCCGCTTCCTGGTTTGCCCTCTTCCACAGTACAGGCTCCAGGTTTCTTGATCTTTCCCTCATGTTGCTGGTAGCATTTCTGGCCGGCGGTTTGTGGGGCCTGCTCCCTGCCGTGCCAAGGGCTCTGTGGAAAGTAAATGAAACTATTACAACCCTAATGTTGAACTATGTAGCTATTCTCTTTTCAAATTACCTTGTTTATGGCCCATGGAAGGACCCGAAGGGCATGAACTTTCCCCTGACGGCAATATTCCCTTCCAGTACTCTTCTACCCGTCCTTGGAAACACAAGAATTCACCTGGGCCTTATCTTTGGCCTGGTCTTGGCGATCATCCTTTACATCGTCCTCTGGCATACCAAGTGGGGCTATGAAATAAGAGTCATCGGCGAAAGTCCGGTAGCAGCCCGTTATGCAGGCATGAATATAGCAAAAAACATCCTGCTGGTTATGGCCTTAAGCGGTGGATTAGCCGGGATAGCCGGTATGACCGAAGTCTCCGGGATCACTCAACGGCTGCAGCCAAACTTATCCCCTGGATACGGATACTCGGCTATTATAGTCGCCTGGTTAGCAAGGCTTAATCCCTTCGCCATTATTCTGGTTTCTTTCCTGTTTGGCGGGCTGATGGTTGGCGGCTATAACATGCAGACCTTAGGTCTGCCGGCATCTGTAGTATCTATGCTGCAGGGCGCTATCCTCTTCTTTATCCTGGGAAGCGAGATTTTTACCAGGTACTCGCTAAAACTCAAGGCCACCCAAAAGAAAGGAGTTGTCTAA
- a CDS encoding ABC transporter permease encodes MNEPLVVILLATAITSGTPLLYAALGEILSERVGILNLGVEGMMLVGAVSGYIVTVHTHNHWMGILAAMAAGGLMAAIHAFLAVTLRANQVVSGLALTIFGTGLSSFLGKPYIGQPVPDVFKPVVIPGLSKIPFLGPILFRHDALVYLSFLLVAVLWVLIFHTRWGLNMRAVGENPAAADSMGIPVYLTRYIYVIIGGMLAGIGGAYLSLAYAPSWIENMTVGRGWIAVALVIFAVWHPGKALVGAYIFGGVDSLGFRIQALGEQASFLKTISPFFLQMLPYVMTIIVLIFITSETKRRRVGTPAALGLPYNREER; translated from the coding sequence ATGAACGAACCTTTGGTGGTAATCCTCTTGGCTACAGCAATTACGTCAGGAACACCGCTTCTTTACGCTGCCCTTGGCGAAATCCTTTCAGAACGGGTAGGCATACTAAACCTGGGAGTAGAAGGAATGATGTTAGTGGGGGCGGTTTCCGGTTATATTGTCACGGTGCATACCCACAACCACTGGATGGGTATCCTCGCCGCTATGGCAGCAGGCGGATTAATGGCCGCCATACATGCTTTCCTTGCAGTTACTCTGAGAGCTAACCAGGTTGTCAGCGGCTTGGCCCTAACCATTTTTGGCACAGGATTAAGCAGTTTTCTGGGCAAGCCTTATATAGGTCAGCCCGTACCAGATGTCTTTAAGCCTGTGGTCATCCCCGGCTTGTCAAAGATACCTTTCCTGGGCCCTATCCTGTTTCGGCATGATGCTCTTGTTTACCTGAGCTTTTTATTGGTGGCCGTCCTCTGGGTGCTCATTTTTCATACCCGTTGGGGCCTAAACATGCGGGCAGTAGGCGAAAACCCCGCCGCAGCCGACTCAATGGGAATACCCGTTTACTTAACAAGGTATATATATGTTATCATCGGCGGAATGCTGGCCGGCATTGGCGGTGCTTACCTATCCCTGGCCTATGCGCCGTCCTGGATAGAAAACATGACTGTAGGACGGGGCTGGATCGCGGTGGCCCTGGTAATCTTTGCGGTATGGCACCCCGGAAAGGCTCTGGTAGGAGCCTACATTTTCGGCGGGGTGGACTCCCTTGGATTCCGTATCCAGGCCCTTGGGGAACAGGCCTCTTTCCTTAAAACCATTTCACCGTTTTTCTTACAGATGCTCCCTTATGTAATGACTATAATAGTACTTATCTTTATCACAAGTGAAACTAAAAGACGCCGGGTCGGGACTCCTGCCGCTTTGGGGCTCCCTTATAACCGGGAAGAAAGATAG
- a CDS encoding xanthine phosphoribosyltransferase — protein sequence MELLKQKIREHGIVVSDTVLKVDSFLNHQLDPELILEIGKEIANRFKNDGVTKVLTIEASGIAVALAAAMELKVPVVFAKKNKPSTLQGQIYSALVHSFTKNEDVTISVSANYLKPSDRVLIIDDFLAMGAASKGLVEIVRQSKARLVGIGIVIEKGFQSGGQELRNQGIRVESLVTVKSLASGQIEFC from the coding sequence ATGGAATTATTAAAACAAAAAATTCGCGAGCACGGTATAGTCGTCTCAGACACAGTCCTAAAGGTTGATTCTTTCCTGAACCACCAACTGGACCCTGAATTAATATTAGAAATTGGTAAAGAAATTGCAAACCGGTTTAAAAACGACGGCGTTACCAAAGTACTGACCATTGAAGCTTCCGGAATTGCCGTAGCTCTTGCTGCCGCCATGGAACTTAAAGTACCGGTGGTTTTTGCCAAAAAAAATAAGCCTTCCACCTTGCAGGGTCAGATTTATTCTGCCCTGGTGCATTCTTTTACTAAAAATGAAGACGTAACCATCAGCGTATCGGCCAACTACCTGAAACCTAGCGACCGGGTTCTAATCATAGACGATTTCCTGGCCATGGGCGCCGCCTCAAAAGGGCTGGTAGAAATCGTCCGTCAGTCCAAAGCCCGCCTTGTTGGGATAGGTATTGTGATAGAAAAAGGTTTTCAGTCAGGAGGCCAGGAACTGCGTAACCAAGGAATCCGGGTGGAATCCCTGGTTACGGTAAAAAGTTTAGCTTCCGGGCAAATTGAGTTTTGCTAG
- a CDS encoding cation diffusion facilitator family transporter — translation MSAESKGAIKAALLANGLIAVMKLVGAIMSGSASMLAEFKHSVGDWANGFFLLIGIQQSEKPADNKYNFGHGKKAFFWSFVASLGLLFIGGALSIYGGITKVIHPEPLEHVTLNLGILGLSILFELFSCYKATVAICHEAGDSTKGIRAIGKAFRYLSQSPPATRFVFLEDMAALLGLIIAGIAIGISVAADNTVFDGLASVIIGLILFAIGVTSAKDNMEAITGESADMNTTLEIGNFVKTINHVKDVNKIKSMSVGPNKYLFYLVLEADEHIQLKDLDDLAHEVEFKLKDNFEQVEFAHVMFIADNCTDDWGTHCKNVNGNLPA, via the coding sequence ATGTCCGCGGAAAGTAAAGGCGCGATAAAAGCTGCGTTGTTAGCCAACGGTCTTATAGCGGTGATGAAGCTTGTGGGGGCAATTATGAGCGGTTCCGCTTCTATGCTGGCAGAGTTTAAACACTCGGTAGGTGATTGGGCTAATGGTTTCTTTCTGCTCATAGGAATCCAGCAGTCTGAAAAGCCAGCAGATAACAAGTACAATTTCGGTCACGGGAAAAAGGCCTTTTTTTGGTCCTTTGTAGCCAGTCTGGGATTGCTGTTTATAGGTGGAGCCCTGTCAATTTACGGAGGAATCACTAAGGTAATTCACCCCGAACCCCTGGAGCATGTTACCCTTAACCTGGGCATCCTGGGACTAAGCATATTATTTGAGCTCTTTTCTTGTTATAAGGCAACAGTAGCCATATGCCACGAAGCAGGCGATAGTACAAAGGGCATCCGTGCAATTGGCAAAGCCTTCAGATACCTATCTCAAAGTCCTCCCGCCACCAGGTTTGTCTTCCTGGAAGACATGGCAGCCCTCCTTGGCCTAATTATTGCCGGAATCGCCATTGGAATTTCAGTGGCCGCTGATAATACCGTTTTTGACGGTTTAGCATCGGTCATTATCGGGCTCATCCTTTTTGCTATCGGTGTAACAAGCGCCAAAGATAATATGGAGGCTATCACGGGTGAATCTGCAGATATGAACACCACCCTTGAAATCGGTAATTTTGTAAAAACGATTAACCACGTCAAAGATGTAAACAAAATCAAATCTATGAGCGTAGGGCCCAACAAATATCTTTTTTACCTTGTCCTGGAAGCTGATGAACACATTCAGCTTAAAGATTTGGATGACCTGGCCCATGAAGTCGAGTTTAAACTGAAAGATAATTTTGAGCAGGTGGAGTTTGCCCATGTTATGTTTATAGCCGATAACTGTACTGATGACTGGGGAACCCACTGCAAAAATGTGAACGGTAACCTTCCAGCATAA
- the icd gene encoding NADP-dependent isocitrate dehydrogenase, with protein MVKFEKYDLPREGTPITLENGKLNVPDNPIIPFIEGDGIGPDIWAAASRILDAAVEKAYAGKKKIAWYEVYAGEKAFNKFGEWMPADTLTAIREYIVAIKGPLTTPVGGGIRSLNVALRQELDLYVCLRPVRYFQGVPSPVKHPELVDMVIFRENTEDIYAGIEWPEGSEEVKKVIKFLQEEMGVKKIRFPETSGIGIKPVSKEGTFRLVRAAIEYALANGRKSVTLVHKGNIMKFTEGAFKNWGYELAEKEYGDKVFTWAQYDRIAEAEGTEAASKAQAEAEAAGRIIIKDCIADAFLQQILHRPKDYDVIATLNLNGDYISDALAAQVGGIGIAPGANINYVTGHAVFEATHGTAPKYAGLDKVNPGSVLLSGVLMLEYLGWKEAAELIYNALEKTIVSGIVTYDFARLMENAKEVKCSEFGNEVIKNL; from the coding sequence TTGGTCAAATTCGAAAAATACGATTTACCCAGAGAAGGTACTCCCATTACGCTGGAAAACGGAAAACTTAATGTACCGGACAACCCTATAATTCCCTTCATCGAAGGCGATGGAATCGGTCCGGATATTTGGGCTGCAGCGTCCCGGATTTTGGATGCGGCGGTCGAGAAAGCTTATGCCGGAAAGAAGAAAATTGCCTGGTATGAAGTCTATGCCGGCGAAAAGGCTTTTAATAAATTTGGCGAATGGATGCCTGCCGATACTTTAACCGCTATCAGGGAATACATAGTAGCAATAAAAGGGCCCCTGACAACTCCCGTTGGCGGGGGGATCCGTTCTTTGAATGTGGCCCTGCGCCAGGAATTGGATTTATACGTATGTTTGAGACCGGTAAGGTACTTCCAGGGAGTGCCTTCGCCAGTCAAACATCCCGAATTGGTAGATATGGTAATATTCCGGGAGAATACCGAAGATATCTATGCCGGGATAGAGTGGCCGGAAGGCAGTGAAGAAGTTAAAAAGGTTATCAAATTCCTGCAGGAAGAAATGGGAGTTAAAAAAATTCGCTTCCCGGAAACTTCCGGTATTGGTATTAAACCTGTATCCAAAGAGGGTACTTTCCGGCTGGTAAGAGCCGCCATAGAATACGCCCTGGCCAACGGTAGGAAAAGCGTAACCCTGGTGCATAAAGGCAATATCATGAAATTTACAGAAGGAGCTTTTAAGAACTGGGGTTATGAATTGGCCGAGAAGGAATACGGGGACAAGGTGTTTACATGGGCTCAATATGACAGGATTGCGGAAGCTGAAGGAACAGAGGCTGCTAGTAAGGCCCAAGCTGAAGCAGAAGCAGCAGGTAGAATAATTATCAAGGATTGCATCGCCGATGCCTTTCTGCAGCAAATACTGCACAGGCCCAAAGACTATGATGTTATTGCCACTCTTAACCTGAACGGCGACTATATTTCTGATGCTTTGGCCGCTCAGGTCGGTGGCATTGGAATTGCCCCCGGGGCCAACATAAATTATGTAACTGGACATGCTGTATTTGAGGCAACCCATGGAACAGCGCCGAAATATGCCGGTCTCGATAAGGTTAACCCGGGTTCCGTACTGTTGTCCGGTGTACTGATGCTGGAATACCTGGGTTGGAAGGAAGCCGCTGAATTAATTTATAATGCTTTGGAAAAAACCATAGTCAGTGGTATTGTAACCTACGACTTTGCCCGTCTGATGGAAAATGCCAAGGAAGTCAAGTGTTCAGAATTCGGTAATGAGGTAATCAAAAACCTGTAG
- the nifV gene encoding homocitrate synthase produces MMEKKITIVDTTLRDGEQTAGVVFANKEKVRIAQMLDELGVHQIEAGIPVMGGDEEKAVKEIVKLGLKASIMGWNRAVISDIEETLRCGVDAVAISISTSDIHIQHKLQTSREWVLENMVKAVEFAKKEGVYISVNAEDASRSDMEFLIQFARAAKEAGADRIRYCDTIGILDPFTTYENIQTLKKHVDIDIEMHTHNDFGMATANALAGIKAGASHVGVTVMGLGERAGNAALEEVVMALKHIWQIDLGFKTNMFRDLAEYVSLASGRELPAWKAIVGSNMFAHESGIHADGAIKNPITYEVFAPEEVGLERQIVIGKHSGSKALMMKFAEYGIHLSEADAAQLLPKIRSHAVALKRSLFDKELVYIYEEVFGKKPL; encoded by the coding sequence ATGATGGAAAAAAAGATAACAATTGTGGATACAACTTTACGCGATGGGGAGCAAACGGCCGGAGTAGTATTTGCGAACAAGGAAAAGGTAAGAATTGCCCAGATGCTTGACGAATTAGGAGTTCACCAGATAGAAGCCGGTATTCCGGTCATGGGCGGTGATGAAGAAAAAGCCGTTAAGGAGATCGTCAAGCTCGGGCTGAAGGCCAGTATTATGGGATGGAACCGGGCAGTTATTTCCGATATTGAAGAGACTCTAAGGTGCGGCGTGGACGCTGTGGCGATTTCCATATCTACTTCAGATATACATATTCAGCATAAACTACAGACATCACGCGAATGGGTGCTCGAAAATATGGTCAAAGCCGTTGAATTTGCCAAAAAGGAAGGGGTTTATATTTCCGTTAATGCTGAGGATGCTTCCCGCAGTGATATGGAGTTTCTTATCCAGTTTGCCAGGGCGGCTAAAGAAGCGGGGGCAGACAGAATCAGGTATTGCGATACCATAGGTATTTTGGATCCTTTTACTACTTATGAAAATATCCAGACGTTAAAAAAACACGTTGATATTGATATAGAAATGCATACGCATAATGATTTCGGTATGGCTACGGCCAATGCTCTAGCCGGGATAAAGGCCGGCGCTTCCCACGTGGGAGTGACCGTTATGGGCTTGGGCGAACGCGCCGGTAATGCTGCTCTGGAAGAAGTGGTGATGGCTCTCAAGCATATCTGGCAAATTGACCTGGGATTCAAGACCAATATGTTCAGGGATTTGGCCGAATACGTTTCCCTCGCTTCCGGGCGGGAACTCCCTGCCTGGAAGGCCATCGTAGGGTCAAATATGTTTGCTCATGAATCAGGCATACATGCCGACGGCGCTATTAAAAACCCTATAACTTACGAAGTATTTGCCCCGGAAGAAGTGGGGTTGGAGCGGCAAATAGTAATCGGCAAACATTCAGGTTCCAAGGCTTTAATGATGAAGTTTGCTGAATACGGCATCCACCTCAGCGAAGCGGACGCAGCCCAGCTTTTGCCAAAAATTCGGTCCCATGCCGTGGCCTTAAAAAGGTCTTTGTTTGATAAAGAGCTGGTATATATTTATGAAGAAGTTTTCGGGAAAAAACCTCTTTAG